The Silvanigrella paludirubra genome includes a window with the following:
- a CDS encoding serine hydrolase domain-containing protein, whose translation MILIKVISNLKYLYFLIFLNIIIGCSHTTMKTEISQIQQKIDEFNKNDHSSTGTSFTMQCPKYNNGSEITFNSGLQSINGIKTKNNSLYRIGSNTKLYIAVIILQLESEGKISINDSLFKYFPIEYPKWSEVKISQLLNMTSGINNYLGKDINPIPPKFLSQPSHHYTKEELLDLVVHDNLNFKPGERWEYSNTNYILLGKIIENVTKNSISEELKNRILIPLSLNQTFFVEHLPNNEIPNFELENLMAGYFYGYSILSPNGFDVKYFSLSQASSAGGMIANTINLNKFLRTLFTNNKLLLNDSQFNKLISRVDINNRVNDYYGFAIFDVYNFKFNTSEYMHTGGVFGFSSKMSFLPDQNISYTYAINSDNKEKVNEFNELIESIIYNECF comes from the coding sequence ATGATTTTAATAAAAGTTATCTCAAATTTAAAATATTTGTATTTTTTAATATTTTTAAATATTATTATTGGATGCAGTCATACAACAATGAAAACAGAAATTAGTCAAATCCAGCAAAAGATCGATGAATTTAATAAGAATGATCATTCAAGTACAGGAACATCATTTACAATGCAGTGTCCAAAATATAATAATGGGAGTGAAATAACATTTAATAGTGGTTTACAATCAATAAATGGAATAAAAACAAAAAATAACAGCTTATATAGAATAGGTAGTAACACAAAATTATATATTGCAGTGATTATATTGCAACTTGAATCAGAGGGTAAAATATCAATTAATGATTCCTTATTTAAGTATTTTCCAATCGAATATCCAAAATGGAGTGAGGTTAAAATTTCTCAATTATTAAATATGACAAGCGGAATAAATAATTACTTAGGTAAAGATATAAATCCTATTCCACCAAAGTTTTTATCACAACCAAGCCATCATTATACAAAAGAAGAATTATTAGATTTAGTGGTTCATGATAATTTAAATTTTAAACCAGGTGAAAGATGGGAATATTCTAACACAAATTATATTTTACTTGGAAAAATAATTGAAAATGTAACTAAGAATTCAATATCAGAGGAGTTAAAAAATAGAATTTTAATTCCGTTAAGTTTAAATCAAACTTTTTTTGTTGAGCACTTGCCAAATAATGAAATTCCCAATTTTGAGCTTGAGAATTTGATGGCGGGATATTTTTATGGATATTCAATTCTTTCACCCAACGGATTTGATGTGAAATATTTTAGTTTATCTCAAGCAAGTTCTGCTGGCGGAATGATTGCAAATACTATAAATTTAAATAAATTTCTAAGAACTTTATTTACAAATAATAAGTTATTATTGAATGATAGTCAATTTAATAAATTAATTTCAAGGGTAGACATAAATAATAGAGTAAATGATTATTATGGTTTTGCTATTTTTGATGTTTACAATTTTAAATTTAATACAAGTGAATATATGCATACAGGAGGAGTTTTTGGATTTTCCTCGAAAATGTCTTTTCTTCCAGATCAAAATATATCATATACGTACGCTATAAATTCAGATAATAAAGAAAAAGTAAATGAATTTAATGAATTAATAGAATCTATTATTTATAATGAATGTTTTTAG
- the ggt gene encoding gamma-glutamyltransferase, translating into MKIKYFFISIIFLFLETNSFALINSFKIDNSKLLVNEIFKPIYGKNGIVVTEEEIASKVGAKILSQGGNAVDAAVAVGYALAVTFPEAGNIGGGGFMMIWLNKEKKAIAINYREKAPKLATRDMFLNKKGNVNDDLIDKSHLSSGVPGTVYGLNYALKKYGSLPLTIVMKPAIDLARNGFPVTHAFSNSIEESKDLLLTSSESKKIYFNSNDEARKTGELFIQTDLANTLEKISKEGTKAFYQGEIANKIVQDMKENNGIITFEDLANYKAEEMTPIFGKYRGFNVISVPPPSSGGVTLIEMLNILENFDLKNVPLNSAKYYHIMTEIMNYAYHDRNSQLGDPNFIKNPIQKLTSKEYAYNVFKKINLIRHTPSSKIQTDGIKIASDQSGNTTHFSVIDKDGNMVSNTYTLNFSYGNGKTVKGTGFLLNNEMGDFTAKVGVPNSYGLIQGKANAIEPQKRPLSSMTPTLLLNENFDPILATGAPGGSRIITQIFNVLVNYIDYNKNIATATSKAKFHSQLWPDEIYYEDGISPDTLEKLSKMGHKLKLGHPYGSVQTAEQKKQNQIYFGFADPRSEGDGAIGVFKE; encoded by the coding sequence ATGAAAATAAAATATTTTTTTATTTCGATTATTTTTTTATTTTTAGAAACAAATTCATTTGCATTAATTAATTCTTTTAAAATTGATAATTCAAAACTTCTTGTAAATGAAATTTTTAAACCAATTTATGGAAAAAATGGAATTGTGGTTACTGAAGAAGAGATTGCATCAAAAGTGGGAGCAAAAATATTAAGCCAAGGAGGAAATGCAGTCGATGCCGCAGTGGCAGTAGGCTACGCTCTTGCTGTTACATTTCCAGAAGCCGGCAATATTGGAGGCGGTGGCTTCATGATGATTTGGCTAAATAAAGAAAAAAAAGCGATTGCTATAAATTACAGAGAAAAAGCGCCAAAATTAGCAACACGCGATATGTTTTTAAATAAAAAAGGAAATGTAAATGATGACCTAATTGATAAAAGCCATTTATCAAGTGGAGTTCCTGGAACCGTATATGGACTAAATTATGCATTAAAAAAATATGGATCACTGCCCCTGACAATTGTCATGAAACCAGCCATAGACCTTGCCCGTAATGGTTTTCCTGTAACTCATGCATTTTCAAATTCAATAGAAGAATCAAAGGATTTATTATTAACAAGCTCTGAATCTAAAAAAATATATTTTAATAGTAATGATGAAGCTAGAAAAACAGGTGAATTATTTATACAAACAGATCTTGCAAATACTTTAGAAAAAATTTCAAAAGAGGGAACAAAAGCATTTTATCAAGGAGAAATAGCAAATAAAATAGTTCAGGATATGAAAGAAAATAATGGTATAATTACTTTTGAAGATCTTGCAAATTATAAAGCCGAAGAGATGACTCCAATTTTTGGAAAATATAGGGGTTTTAATGTCATTTCCGTTCCTCCTCCAAGCTCTGGCGGCGTAACATTGATTGAGATGTTAAATATTTTAGAAAATTTTGATTTAAAAAATGTTCCTTTAAATAGCGCTAAATATTATCATATCATGACTGAAATTATGAACTATGCTTATCATGATAGAAATAGCCAACTAGGAGATCCAAATTTTATAAAAAATCCAATTCAAAAATTAACTTCAAAAGAATACGCCTATAATGTTTTCAAAAAAATAAATTTAATAAGACATACACCATCATCAAAAATTCAAACAGATGGAATTAAAATAGCATCGGATCAATCAGGTAACACAACACACTTTTCTGTAATTGATAAAGATGGAAATATGGTATCAAATACATACACATTAAATTTTTCTTATGGAAACGGTAAAACTGTGAAAGGCACAGGATTTTTATTAAACAATGAGATGGGAGATTTTACTGCAAAAGTTGGTGTACCAAACTCTTATGGACTTATTCAAGGAAAAGCAAACGCAATTGAACCTCAAAAAAGACCTTTAAGTTCAATGACACCAACTTTATTATTGAATGAAAATTTCGATCCCATTCTTGCTACGGGAGCACCTGGAGGAAGTAGAATTATAACACAAATATTCAATGTATTAGTTAACTATATTGATTATAATAAGAATATTGCTACAGCAACTTCAAAAGCTAAGTTTCACAGTCAATTATGGCCTGATGAAATTTATTATGAAGATGGAATAAGTCCAGATACTTTAGAAAAATTATCTAAAATGGGACATAAATTAAAATTAGGACACCCCTATGGCTCGGTACAAACCGCTGAGCAAAAGAAACAAAACCAAATTTATTTTGGATTTGCTGATCCTAGATCAGAAGGAGATGGAGCAATAGGAGTATTTAAAGAATAA
- a CDS encoding response regulator produces the protein MNTTSIKILIVEDEIILAKNLEDTLIEMGYQVVGISDNAMKAIMMFFLHEPDLILMDIHLKGEVDGIQTAEKILEQKAVPIVFLTANQDPATFQRAKIEGAFGYILKPFQEREMQIVIDIAISQFEERKKIARLESMLLNSEKFNSIDTFASGIIHNINTYLTSIFIASDILKKEDALNSNYSIETALELLEKGANSIKNTIKNYNNIIENKEFEKPNLFNLKNICKEAIEICKYYSLEKKVIIKELLGNQDTCVWIGYSNFFQVIVNLIKNACDAVEKTKDAWLQISWEDLNERIVQIKVTDSGNGIPKDICDKIFEPLFTTKSIGLGLGLSSCRHILQKYGANIHIDETNKNTCFLLEIKKTNF, from the coding sequence ATGAATACAACATCTATAAAAATTCTTATTGTAGAAGATGAAATCATTTTAGCAAAAAATTTAGAAGACACCTTAATAGAAATGGGATATCAAGTAGTAGGAATTTCAGATAATGCAATGAAAGCAATTATGATGTTTTTTTTGCATGAGCCAGATCTTATATTAATGGATATTCATTTAAAAGGGGAAGTTGATGGTATCCAAACGGCAGAAAAAATTCTGGAACAAAAAGCAGTTCCTATTGTTTTTCTAACGGCAAATCAAGATCCAGCTACTTTTCAACGAGCTAAAATAGAAGGTGCTTTTGGTTATATTTTAAAGCCTTTTCAAGAGAGAGAAATGCAAATTGTAATAGATATTGCGATTTCTCAATTTGAGGAAAGGAAAAAAATTGCAAGACTTGAATCCATGCTATTAAATTCGGAAAAATTTAATAGTATTGATACTTTTGCTTCAGGAATTATACATAATATTAATACTTATTTAACATCTATTTTTATAGCTTCAGATATATTAAAAAAAGAAGATGCTTTAAACTCTAATTATTCAATAGAAACTGCATTAGAACTTTTAGAAAAGGGTGCTAATTCTATAAAAAATACGATCAAAAACTATAATAATATAATTGAAAATAAAGAATTCGAAAAACCAAATCTTTTTAATTTAAAAAATATTTGTAAGGAAGCAATTGAAATTTGTAAATATTATTCACTTGAAAAAAAAGTAATTATTAAAGAATTATTAGGTAATCAAGATACTTGTGTATGGATAGGATACAGTAATTTTTTTCAGGTCATAGTGAATTTAATAAAAAATGCTTGTGATGCTGTAGAAAAAACAAAAGACGCATGGTTACAAATATCATGGGAAGACTTAAATGAAAGAATAGTTCAAATAAAAGTCACAGATAGTGGGAATGGAATTCCAAAGGATATATGTGATAAAATTTTTGAACCATTATTTACTACAAAATCTATTGGATTGGGTTTGGGATTAAGTTCTTGTCGCCATATTTTACAAAAATATGGTGCAAATATTCATATAGATGAAACTAATAAAAATACTTGCTTTTTATTAGAAATTAAAAAAACTAATTTCTGA
- a CDS encoding histidine kinase dimerization/phosphoacceptor domain -containing protein: protein MIDKVSSKKYDYCENLKVNITNNIQNCAFFIAIDIDNLIIHSVSSNLHELFLENYNQFIGKEILKYLNEKSKITLKNIISNIKKNIFKRRILVELYFLINNIINKRYCVIFISQNLLCIEGFIKEETEDIYEDLLMIENEIQETIHSKKNKEELSESVCKFIREFTDSDRVYYCEFENDNHGFVIGEDTKDIKNSILHHHFPASDLPMTVRNLYIENRFRIIQDAQYTPMPIIGSIKNYDLKYSLFREIGATHIKYLSNMGIKFSSSYSVVEENVLRGLVGIHSFSSKNISLVVLFKIKKLIEAFSSKLLTQKFSKIKLKNQDINFKIIDFLKSYENENCDIGKISKNDISNIKIYFNSKFVVYGNNENLISDLEIPIEFLNKLKIIISNKLLNEEIFYTDKMIDLDADFEKWANISSGMLYISLDKSQNTFFCFFREEKIQTYKWSGDPNILEVKTDGTLNPRNSFQTWLQEIKFKSNEWTSEDLILANELRNKLLTIRSNYILKLTNDNLSLSKKNKEIEVLLSEVHHRVKNNLAILNAMFDWKIKESDNNKVIDVLKEMKSRVRAISSLHELLYQTNIYGEVNISKYISSIIRNTSSLLINNKIEFKTNFSQKINLSIQKALPVGLIVHEFITNSIKYAFENRDNGIIEIEWKNNLNDSLLALKDNGIGCSNIENLKGSSIGLEMIRLLIKQLDGRSIWNGEGGVSLQIYLKKADL, encoded by the coding sequence ATGATTGATAAAGTAAGTTCTAAAAAGTATGATTATTGTGAAAATTTAAAAGTAAATATTACTAATAATATTCAAAATTGTGCATTTTTTATTGCCATTGATATAGATAATTTAATCATTCATTCCGTTTCTTCAAATCTTCACGAGTTATTTCTTGAAAATTATAATCAATTTATTGGGAAAGAAATATTAAAATATTTAAATGAAAAATCTAAAATTACACTAAAAAATATTATTAGCAATATTAAAAAAAATATTTTCAAAAGAAGAATTTTAGTTGAATTGTATTTTTTAATAAATAATATTATTAATAAAAGATATTGTGTTATTTTTATTTCTCAAAACTTACTTTGTATTGAAGGTTTTATAAAAGAAGAGACTGAAGATATTTATGAAGATTTATTAATGATTGAAAATGAAATTCAAGAAACAATTCACTCTAAAAAAAACAAAGAAGAACTCTCAGAAAGTGTTTGTAAATTTATTAGAGAGTTTACAGACTCTGATAGAGTATATTATTGTGAGTTTGAAAATGATAATCACGGTTTTGTGATTGGCGAAGATACAAAAGATATTAAAAATTCAATACTACATCACCATTTTCCGGCATCAGATTTGCCAATGACAGTTAGAAATTTATATATTGAAAATAGATTTCGAATTATTCAAGATGCGCAGTATACACCCATGCCTATTATTGGAAGTATTAAAAATTATGATTTAAAATACTCTTTATTTAGAGAAATAGGAGCTACGCATATTAAATATTTAAGCAATATGGGAATAAAGTTTTCCTCTTCATATTCGGTTGTAGAAGAAAATGTATTGAGGGGATTGGTAGGTATTCATAGTTTTTCAAGTAAAAATATATCTCTGGTTGTGTTATTTAAAATAAAAAAATTGATTGAGGCTTTTTCATCAAAATTATTAACTCAGAAATTTTCAAAAATTAAATTAAAAAATCAAGATATAAATTTTAAAATAATTGACTTTTTAAAATCCTATGAAAATGAGAACTGTGACATTGGAAAAATATCAAAAAACGATATTTCAAACATTAAAATTTATTTTAATTCTAAATTTGTTGTTTATGGAAATAATGAAAATTTAATATCAGATTTAGAAATACCAATAGAATTTTTGAATAAATTAAAAATTATAATTTCAAATAAATTATTAAATGAAGAGATTTTTTACACGGATAAAATGATAGATTTGGATGCTGATTTTGAAAAATGGGCTAATATTTCCTCAGGAATGCTTTATATATCTTTAGATAAGTCACAAAATACATTTTTTTGTTTTTTTAGAGAAGAAAAGATACAGACATATAAATGGAGTGGCGATCCAAATATTTTAGAAGTCAAAACAGATGGCACATTAAATCCTAGAAATTCATTTCAGACCTGGTTACAAGAAATTAAATTTAAATCAAATGAATGGACTTCTGAAGATTTAATTTTAGCAAATGAATTAAGAAATAAATTACTTACAATTAGATCTAATTATATTTTAAAATTGACAAATGATAATTTAAGTTTATCTAAAAAGAATAAAGAGATAGAAGTTTTACTTAGTGAAGTACATCATCGTGTAAAAAACAATTTGGCAATTTTAAATGCTATGTTTGATTGGAAAATAAAAGAATCAGATAATAATAAAGTTATAGATGTTTTAAAAGAGATGAAAAGTAGAGTTAGAGCAATTTCATCGCTACATGAATTGTTATATCAAACTAATATTTATGGAGAAGTAAATATTAGTAAATATATTTCTTCTATTATAAGAAATACATCTTCATTATTAATAAATAATAAAATAGAGTTTAAAACAAATTTTTCACAAAAAATAAATTTATCAATCCAAAAAGCTTTACCAGTTGGTTTAATAGTTCATGAATTTATAACAAATTCAATTAAATATGCATTTGAAAATAGAGATAACGGTATTATTGAAATTGAATGGAAAAATAATTTAAATGATAGCTTATTAGCTCTAAAAGATAATGGAATTGGTTGTTCAAATATTGAAAATTTAAAAGGTTCCTCAATTGGTCTCGAAATGATTCGTTTATTAATTAAACAGCTTGATGGCAGAAGTATTTGGAATGGAGAAGGTGGAGTAAGTTTACAAATTTATTTAAAAAAGGCTGATTTATGA
- a CDS encoding squalene/phytoene synthase family protein, with amino-acid sequence MESLKKENEIYNFSDIDSLNYCKTILPNVSRSFAIGIEFLKGDLQKSVLVGYLLCRIIDTVEDDRYLDLNLKKQYLNKFIECFTDLKKANYYNSIADELTGDKYHIDLVRNTTKVFQIYFSLSTNSQKILKKWVTEMSNGMALFVTRYPNGIRIVSLNEYKEYCYYVAGTVGYILTELWKEYGSCINDKSYQIMLKNSAIFGEALQTINILKDIAWDAKGENSIYIPSEILLKYGITHDTLLLDNLRPKAELAINEIIQLAYQDIKISLEYLKSIPRTNFRIRFFCIFPLLLALATLKKFEESKNKITPENVIKVTRNEVKKIKILSLFASIFNFLLDIPVLRFFKI; translated from the coding sequence ATGGAATCTTTAAAAAAAGAAAATGAAATTTATAATTTTAGTGATATTGATTCTTTAAATTACTGCAAAACTATTTTGCCAAATGTTTCAAGATCGTTTGCAATTGGTATTGAATTTTTAAAAGGTGATTTACAAAAATCGGTATTAGTAGGATATTTATTATGTAGAATAATAGATACAGTAGAAGATGATAGATACTTAGATTTAAATTTAAAGAAACAATATTTAAATAAATTTATAGAATGTTTTACAGATCTAAAAAAAGCGAATTATTATAATAGTATTGCAGATGAATTAACTGGTGATAAATATCATATAGACTTAGTTAGAAATACGACTAAGGTATTTCAAATTTATTTTAGTCTTTCAACAAATTCTCAAAAAATATTAAAAAAATGGGTAACAGAAATGTCAAATGGCATGGCCTTGTTTGTTACAAGATATCCAAACGGCATAAGAATAGTTTCTTTGAATGAATACAAAGAGTATTGTTATTATGTAGCAGGAACTGTTGGGTATATATTAACAGAATTATGGAAAGAATATGGTAGCTGCATTAATGATAAATCTTATCAAATAATGCTTAAAAATTCCGCAATATTTGGCGAAGCTTTACAAACTATAAATATTTTAAAAGATATTGCTTGGGATGCAAAAGGAGAAAACTCAATTTATATTCCATCTGAAATTCTATTAAAATATGGAATTACTCATGATACATTATTATTAGATAATCTTAGACCTAAAGCAGAATTAGCAATCAATGAAATTATTCAACTTGCATACCAAGATATAAAAATTTCATTAGAATATTTAAAATCAATTCCACGAACAAATTTTAGAATTCGATTTTTTTGTATTTTTCCTCTACTTCTTGCTCTTGCTACTCTAAAAAAATTTGAAGAATCCAAAAATAAAATTACGCCTGAAAATGTAATAAAAGTTACGAGAAATGAAGTTAAGAAAATAAAAATATTGTCATTATTTGCCTCTATTTTTAATTTTCTACTTGATATTCCAGTACTTCGATTTTTTAAAATTTAA
- a CDS encoding CRTAC1 family protein yields MAIKAKKNKILFQDSTYALEGNLPSQYYGVTIFDIDGDNEPEILIANAHGPNIIYKYNEKTQTFTNIAPENFKASKLSTISLCVGDFLGNGIPAVYMMHSDTISGMKTHYDSIFVRGSSLTEKLVFKDYLGKKSQMSNPYSGRSVAAVDYNGEGKHSFYVVNYKAPSLFYNYNNEDNKIEELSKTLGLRQFAGGRSVVAQYIINKNALDIFVGNENDPNALFTKLESGEYKEVASDYTLTDYINHSRGIAVADFDGNGLADIVVGTWESKNSIFIQTKEGEFENLSPAFFVEPRSIRSVIVADFDNDGNEEIFINTNKNRNRMFRYLGNREWEELDIGPLSGKYLNGTGAAIGDLTGNGFLDIFISVGDHFPNENKLFLGVDNKNYWFRVQPLTTKGFPALGAKVRLHLKNGKSQTKYICSGSGYLCQMEPVAHFGLGANEPIIDKIEITWPGNGIDKPPFREILGNDLSYNTFIQIPYPKD; encoded by the coding sequence ATGGCAATAAAAGCTAAAAAAAATAAAATATTATTTCAAGATTCAACATACGCATTAGAAGGAAATTTACCTTCACAATATTATGGAGTAACTATTTTTGATATTGATGGAGATAATGAACCTGAAATTCTAATTGCAAATGCGCATGGACCTAATATTATATATAAATATAATGAAAAAACGCAGACATTTACAAACATAGCTCCCGAAAACTTTAAAGCCTCTAAGTTATCCACAATTAGTTTGTGTGTTGGAGACTTTTTAGGAAATGGAATACCTGCTGTCTATATGATGCATTCCGATACAATTTCTGGAATGAAAACACATTATGATAGTATTTTTGTCAGAGGAAGCTCATTAACTGAGAAGTTAGTATTTAAAGACTATTTAGGAAAAAAATCTCAAATGAGTAACCCCTACTCTGGAAGAAGTGTTGCCGCTGTAGATTATAATGGAGAAGGTAAACATTCTTTTTATGTTGTAAATTATAAAGCACCAAGCTTATTTTATAATTATAATAATGAAGATAATAAAATTGAAGAACTATCAAAAACACTTGGCTTGCGTCAATTTGCAGGTGGTCGAAGTGTTGTTGCTCAATATATTATAAATAAAAATGCTCTTGATATCTTTGTAGGGAATGAAAATGATCCCAATGCCTTATTTACAAAATTAGAATCTGGTGAATATAAAGAAGTTGCCTCAGATTATACCTTAACTGACTATATAAATCATTCTAGAGGGATTGCCGTAGCAGATTTTGATGGAAATGGCCTTGCTGATATTGTAGTTGGTACTTGGGAAAGCAAAAACTCAATATTTATTCAAACAAAAGAAGGTGAATTTGAAAATTTATCACCTGCTTTTTTTGTTGAACCCAGAAGTATTCGTAGCGTAATTGTTGCTGATTTCGATAATGATGGTAATGAAGAAATATTTATAAATACAAATAAAAATAGAAATAGAATGTTTCGTTATTTAGGTAACAGAGAATGGGAAGAATTAGATATTGGTCCACTTTCTGGAAAATATTTAAATGGAACAGGTGCTGCTATTGGAGATTTAACAGGAAATGGATTTTTAGATATATTTATCTCCGTTGGCGATCATTTTCCGAATGAAAATAAATTATTTTTAGGTGTAGATAATAAAAATTATTGGTTTAGAGTACAACCTTTAACAACAAAGGGTTTTCCTGCCTTAGGTGCTAAAGTAAGACTACATTTAAAGAATGGAAAATCACAAACAAAATATATTTGTTCTGGCAGTGGCTACTTATGTCAAATGGAGCCTGTTGCCCATTTTGGCTTAGGAGCGAATGAACCTATTATCGATAAAATTGAAATAACATGGCCTGGTAATGGTATAGATAAACCTCCATTTCGAGAAATATTAGGAAATGATTTATCTTATAATACATTTATACAAATTCCTTACCCTAAAGATTGA
- a CDS encoding AI-2E family transporter has translation MLSYFNRTKVFFLIIVFLCFFVVYPFLLPFVFGISFAFLYESVLEKLYQLFKFKKEIWKWFLSVILVVLTLTAIIGPVLTLVTTGIQESVTLINSLDSELKNPEAIKHASSNISVYLDKFSIHYSAEEIIVKATDVLKKIVTFLASGVGSALTATPAFMIKFSVFILTWIFFMIHGKKYRNYFLPILIPWEKEREIISKTISSVLKALIVANVLVSCIQAFLITSSLALFGIPRFALMGIIAFFASFIPVIGTAPVMIGAAAWCYFSQGRLGAAIGIIICAGLVSLVDNVMRPFLMKGGADLNFFWIFLAIVGGMSQFGVAGAVLGPVCFALFIASIKALKEEQSAMLTHQDEEVPNP, from the coding sequence GTGCTTTCGTATTTTAATAGGACTAAAGTTTTTTTTCTAATAATTGTTTTTCTGTGCTTTTTTGTTGTTTATCCCTTTTTATTGCCATTTGTTTTTGGCATTTCATTTGCTTTTTTGTATGAATCTGTTTTAGAAAAATTATATCAATTATTTAAGTTTAAAAAAGAAATTTGGAAATGGTTTTTAAGTGTTATTTTAGTTGTTTTAACACTTACAGCTATTATTGGTCCCGTTTTAACATTAGTAACAACTGGTATTCAGGAGTCAGTTACATTAATAAATTCTTTAGACAGTGAATTAAAAAATCCTGAAGCAATTAAACATGCATCCAGTAATATAAGTGTTTATTTAGACAAATTTTCAATTCATTATTCTGCTGAAGAAATAATTGTTAAAGCTACAGATGTCCTTAAAAAAATTGTTACTTTTTTAGCTTCAGGAGTAGGATCTGCCTTAACAGCAACCCCCGCATTTATGATAAAGTTTTCTGTTTTTATTCTTACATGGATCTTTTTTATGATTCATGGAAAAAAATATCGGAATTATTTTTTACCAATCCTTATTCCATGGGAAAAAGAAAGAGAAATTATTTCTAAAACAATCTCTTCCGTATTAAAGGCTTTAATTGTTGCAAATGTTCTTGTTTCTTGTATTCAGGCTTTTTTAATAACATCATCACTGGCTTTATTTGGAATTCCAAGATTTGCTTTAATGGGGATCATTGCTTTTTTTGCTTCATTTATTCCTGTAATTGGCACTGCTCCTGTAATGATTGGGGCTGCCGCTTGGTGCTATTTTAGCCAAGGTCGTTTAGGTGCTGCCATTGGGATTATAATTTGCGCTGGCTTAGTTAGCTTGGTAGATAACGTCATGAGACCTTTTCTTATGAAAGGGGGAGCAGACTTAAATTTTTTCTGGATATTTCTAGCAATCGTTGGTGGAATGTCTCAGTTTGGCGTTGCTGGGGCTGTTTTGGGGCCTGTTTGTTTCGCTCTTTTTATAGCTTCGATTAAAGCTCTTAAAGAAGAGCAATCTGCTATGCTTACTCATCAAGATGAGGAAGTACCTAATCCCTAG